A single window of Gossypium arboreum isolate Shixiya-1 chromosome 13, ASM2569848v2, whole genome shotgun sequence DNA harbors:
- the LOC108453490 gene encoding protein EMSY-LIKE 3 isoform X1 — protein sequence MDYELSDSSGTDDDLPSSHQNRFQRGGRTAAGNGRSTVVGSMGNGRSAVAPLPRIHGDMETQIHLIEQEAYSSVLRAFKAQSDALTWEKESLITELRKELRVSDEEHRELLSRVNADDMIRRIREWRAAGGMQPGMLSTSQPIHDPVPSPSVSGSRKKQKTSQSVASLSMVAPSPALHPSMQPSSSALRRGPPSGAKSKKSKSSTQYTSTGLPGRPQASNRMSSGAFATNEPAEAAPYDPLIGRKVWTRWPEDNHFYEAVITDYNRLEGRHALVYDINTADETWEWVNLKEISPEDIRWEGDDPAISRRGGRPGPGPGIKKSMAHGGGVVGAGRGRGNLKGQGKKDFPLTQNGVGKKVLGDIEILHTDTLIKEVEKVFGANHPDPVEIEKAKKVLNEHEQALVDAIARLEDASDGESADGEHPYLSRTINGSTKAMEKTAV from the exons ATGGACTATGAGCTTTCTGATAGCAGTG GAACAGATGATGACCTCCCTTCTTCACATCAGAATAGGTTTCAAAGAGGGGGTCGAACTGCTGCAGGAAATGGAAGATCAACAGTTGTTGGTTCTATGGGCAATGGAAGATCAGCAGTTGCTCCTTTGCCTAGGATTCATGGTGACATGGAAACACAAATCCATCTCATTGAGCAGGAAGCATACAGTTCGGTCCTGCGGGCCTTCAAAGCTCAATCAGATGCTTTAACTTGG GAGAAGGAAAGTTTAATTACTGAACTTAGAAAGGAGTTGAGAGTGTCAGATGAGGAACATAGAGAACTTCTATCAAGGGTTAATGCTGATGACATGATCCGGAGGATAAG AGAATGGAGAGCAGCAGGTGGGATGCAGCCTGGAATGCTCAGTACAAGTCAGCCTATTCATGATCCTGTACCTAGTCCTTCAGTATCAGGATCACGCAAGAAACAGAAAACATCACAATCTGTAGCTTCATTATCTATGGTTGCACCATCTCCTGCACTGCATCCATCTATGCAACCATCTTCATCAGCCCTGAGACGAGGTCCTCCCTCAGGTGCAAAGAGCAAGAAGTCAAAATCA TCGACGCAGTACACTTCCACAGGTCTTCCTGGCAGACCCCAGGCTTCTAACCGTATGTCTTCTGGGGCCTTTGCAACAAATGAACCTGCTGAAGCAGCACCATATGATCCATTAATCGGAAGGAAAGTTTGGACAAGGTGGCCTGAAGACAACCATTTCTATGAGGCTGTTATTACAGACTATAACCGACTTGAG GGGCGGCATGCTTTGGTTTATGACATTAATACAGCAGATGAAACTTGGGAATGGGTCAATCTCAAAGAG ATATCTCCTGAAGATATTAGATGGGAAGGTGATGATCCTGCAATATCCCGTAGAGGTGGCCGTCCTGGACCAGGACCTGGGATTAAGAAGTCCATGGCTCATGGTGGTGGGGTGGTTGGAGCAGGAAGAGGTAGGGGGAATTTAAAGGGTCAGGGCAAAAAGGATTTCCCTTTGACACAAAATGGTGTTGGGAAAAAGGTTTTGGGTGATATTGAGATACTTCATACAGATACTCTAATTAAGGAG GTTGAAAAAGTTTTCGGTGCAAACCATCCCGATCCTGTGGAGATTGAGAAAGCAAAGAAAGTGTTGAAT GAACATGAGCAAGCCCTAGTTGATGCAATTGCTAGACTCGAAGATGCTTCCGATGGTGAAAGTG CAGATGGGGAGCATCCGTATCTCTCAAGGACAATCAATGGATCGACCAAGGCCATGGAGAAAACTGCAGTTTGA
- the LOC108453490 gene encoding protein EMSY-LIKE 3 isoform X2 codes for MDYELSDSSGTDDDLPSSHQNRFQRGGRTAAGNGRSTVVGSMGNGRSAVAPLPRIHGDMETQIHLIEQEAYSSVLRAFKAQSDALTWEKESLITELRKELRVSDEEHRELLSRVNADDMIRRIREWRAAGGMQPGMLSTSQPIHDPVPSPSVSGSRKKQKTSQSVASLSMVAPSPALHPSMQPSSSALRRGPPSGAKSKKSKSSTQYTSTGLPGRPQASNRMSSGAFATNEPAEAAPYDPLIGRKVWTRWPEDNHFYEAVITDYNRLEGRHALVYDINTADETWEWVNLKEISPEDIRWEGDDPAISRRGGRPGPGPGIKKSMAHGGGVVGAGRGRGNLKGQGKKDFPLTQNGVGKKVLGDIEILHTDTLIKEVEKVFGANHPDPVEIEKAKKVLNEHEQALVDAIARLEDASDGESDGEHPYLSRTINGSTKAMEKTAV; via the exons ATGGACTATGAGCTTTCTGATAGCAGTG GAACAGATGATGACCTCCCTTCTTCACATCAGAATAGGTTTCAAAGAGGGGGTCGAACTGCTGCAGGAAATGGAAGATCAACAGTTGTTGGTTCTATGGGCAATGGAAGATCAGCAGTTGCTCCTTTGCCTAGGATTCATGGTGACATGGAAACACAAATCCATCTCATTGAGCAGGAAGCATACAGTTCGGTCCTGCGGGCCTTCAAAGCTCAATCAGATGCTTTAACTTGG GAGAAGGAAAGTTTAATTACTGAACTTAGAAAGGAGTTGAGAGTGTCAGATGAGGAACATAGAGAACTTCTATCAAGGGTTAATGCTGATGACATGATCCGGAGGATAAG AGAATGGAGAGCAGCAGGTGGGATGCAGCCTGGAATGCTCAGTACAAGTCAGCCTATTCATGATCCTGTACCTAGTCCTTCAGTATCAGGATCACGCAAGAAACAGAAAACATCACAATCTGTAGCTTCATTATCTATGGTTGCACCATCTCCTGCACTGCATCCATCTATGCAACCATCTTCATCAGCCCTGAGACGAGGTCCTCCCTCAGGTGCAAAGAGCAAGAAGTCAAAATCA TCGACGCAGTACACTTCCACAGGTCTTCCTGGCAGACCCCAGGCTTCTAACCGTATGTCTTCTGGGGCCTTTGCAACAAATGAACCTGCTGAAGCAGCACCATATGATCCATTAATCGGAAGGAAAGTTTGGACAAGGTGGCCTGAAGACAACCATTTCTATGAGGCTGTTATTACAGACTATAACCGACTTGAG GGGCGGCATGCTTTGGTTTATGACATTAATACAGCAGATGAAACTTGGGAATGGGTCAATCTCAAAGAG ATATCTCCTGAAGATATTAGATGGGAAGGTGATGATCCTGCAATATCCCGTAGAGGTGGCCGTCCTGGACCAGGACCTGGGATTAAGAAGTCCATGGCTCATGGTGGTGGGGTGGTTGGAGCAGGAAGAGGTAGGGGGAATTTAAAGGGTCAGGGCAAAAAGGATTTCCCTTTGACACAAAATGGTGTTGGGAAAAAGGTTTTGGGTGATATTGAGATACTTCATACAGATACTCTAATTAAGGAG GTTGAAAAAGTTTTCGGTGCAAACCATCCCGATCCTGTGGAGATTGAGAAAGCAAAGAAAGTGTTGAAT GAACATGAGCAAGCCCTAGTTGATGCAATTGCTAGACTCGAAGATGCTTCCGATGGTGAAAGTG ATGGGGAGCATCCGTATCTCTCAAGGACAATCAATGGATCGACCAAGGCCATGGAGAAAACTGCAGTTTGA
- the LOC108453555 gene encoding octanoyltransferase LIP2, mitochondrial isoform X1, which produces MISESWLPFCISNWWEMRGPGKLEVWKMGFVNYLDALKLQEKLVSDRKLCRIPDTLLSLQHPPTYTLGKRRTDHNLLLPVSELKNIGAELHYTQRGGDITFHGPHQAILYPIISLREIGIGARNYVEKLESTMIELSSLYGVKACAGQKGETGVWVGERKIGAIGVRISYGITSHGLAYNIDPDLKYFKHIVPCGITDKEVTSLRRETATVLPAEEVIQEQLISCFARLFGYSTVTWKENPSMFSDHESID; this is translated from the exons ATGATTTCTGAGAGCTGGCTGCCATTTTGCATATCTAATTGGTGG GAAATGAGAGGTCCAGGTAAACTTGAGGTGTGGAAGATGGGCTTTGTCAATTACTTGGATGCACTTAAGCTGCAGGAGAAGCTGGTATCTGATAGAAAATTATGTAGGATACCCGATACTCTTCTGTCCCTGCAACATCCACCGACTTATACCCTTGGAAAGCGGCGAACCGATCACAATTTGTTATTACCTGTGTCTGAATTGAAAAATATAGGAGCTGAGCTTCATTATACGCAAAGGGGAGGAGACATTACATTTCATGGTCCCCATCAAGCCATCCTATATCCTATTATTTCACTTCGTGAAATTGGGATTGGCGCTAGGAATTATGTGGAGAAACTTGAGTCAACTATGATTGAATTATCATCCTTGTATGGCGTGAAAGCTTGTGCTGGCCAAAAGGGTGAGACAGGAGTTTGGGTTGGAGAAAGAAAGATTGGTGCAATTGGTGTCCGGATATCATATGGAATAACCTCTCATGGGCTGGCATACAACATTGATCCTGATTTGAAGTATTTTAAACATATTGTGCCTTGTGGAATTACTGATAAAGAAGTTACATCCTTGAGAAGGGAGACAGCCACTGTGCTTCCGGCTGAAGAAGTCATTCAAGAGCAGTTAATTTCTTGTTTTGCAAGACTTTTTGGTTATAGCACTGTCACATGGAAGGAGAATCCTTCAATGTTTTCTGATCATGAAAGCATAGATTGA
- the LOC108453555 gene encoding octanoyltransferase LIP2, mitochondrial isoform X2, whose translation MRGPGKLEVWKMGFVNYLDALKLQEKLVSDRKLCRIPDTLLSLQHPPTYTLGKRRTDHNLLLPVSELKNIGAELHYTQRGGDITFHGPHQAILYPIISLREIGIGARNYVEKLESTMIELSSLYGVKACAGQKGETGVWVGERKIGAIGVRISYGITSHGLAYNIDPDLKYFKHIVPCGITDKEVTSLRRETATVLPAEEVIQEQLISCFARLFGYSTVTWKENPSMFSDHESID comes from the coding sequence ATGAGAGGTCCAGGTAAACTTGAGGTGTGGAAGATGGGCTTTGTCAATTACTTGGATGCACTTAAGCTGCAGGAGAAGCTGGTATCTGATAGAAAATTATGTAGGATACCCGATACTCTTCTGTCCCTGCAACATCCACCGACTTATACCCTTGGAAAGCGGCGAACCGATCACAATTTGTTATTACCTGTGTCTGAATTGAAAAATATAGGAGCTGAGCTTCATTATACGCAAAGGGGAGGAGACATTACATTTCATGGTCCCCATCAAGCCATCCTATATCCTATTATTTCACTTCGTGAAATTGGGATTGGCGCTAGGAATTATGTGGAGAAACTTGAGTCAACTATGATTGAATTATCATCCTTGTATGGCGTGAAAGCTTGTGCTGGCCAAAAGGGTGAGACAGGAGTTTGGGTTGGAGAAAGAAAGATTGGTGCAATTGGTGTCCGGATATCATATGGAATAACCTCTCATGGGCTGGCATACAACATTGATCCTGATTTGAAGTATTTTAAACATATTGTGCCTTGTGGAATTACTGATAAAGAAGTTACATCCTTGAGAAGGGAGACAGCCACTGTGCTTCCGGCTGAAGAAGTCATTCAAGAGCAGTTAATTTCTTGTTTTGCAAGACTTTTTGGTTATAGCACTGTCACATGGAAGGAGAATCCTTCAATGTTTTCTGATCATGAAAGCATAGATTGA
- the LOC108453554 gene encoding uncharacterized protein LOC108453554 isoform X2, with protein sequence MRIRNSRPPFPLPSVSDPTSRFTHRLPSGNGLYFDDRFLVQETNRQIGWSFYHLKHAARQVSEEGPCGELNKVLTMETRPINCQDKEKRKSYCMQEKSSQAMGGPHEARANRAHEGSEPYLFIKDNKDGNTSSGAVNFDIAQPFTSYELGGEVSDKKKKQICLLETEMARGRKEDAILEKKMELGNVSEKSIEDEYGSKRTRTLFCPTNCEYFFLPENEGFEGYGMQGGMSFEDMVVETKEKPRRVKKRKEGDQSGDAKWYTERFIGKQASNEGKSSKRGKPTADAQWEKRMQRRSSRPRNASNLSR encoded by the exons ATGAGAATCCGTAACAGTCGCCCTCCATTTCCTCTTCCTTCAGTATCAGATCCTACATCACGGTTTACGCATCGTCTCCCATCAGGAAATGGCCTTTACTTTGATGACCGTTTCTTGGTTCAAGAAACCAATCGCCAAATTGGATGGTCATTCTACCACTTGAAACATGCTGCACGTCAAGTTTCTGAAGAAGGACCATGTGGGGAGTTGAATAAGGTGCTAACTATGGAAACCAGACCAATAAATTGTCAAGACAAGGAAAAAAGGAAAAGCTATTGCATGCAGGAAAAATCCAGTCAA gCTATGGGAGGACCACATGAAGCACGGGCCAACAGAGCTCATGAAGGCAGTGAACCCTACCTGTTCATTAAAGA TAACAAAGACGGAAATACCTCTAGTGGTGCAGTTAACTTTGACATTGCACAGCCTTTTACTTCCTATGAACTAG GAGGGGAGGTATCAgacaagaagaaaaaacaaatttGCCTGCTAGAGACTGAGATGGCAAGAGGCAGGAAGGAAGATGCAATACTTGAAAAAAAGATGGAACTGGGAAATGTTTCTGAGAAAAGTATAGAAGATGAATATGGTAGCAAGAGGACTAGGACTCTTTTTTGTCCTACAAACTGTGAATATTTCTTCCTTCCTGAAAATGAGGGATTTGAGGGATATGGAATGCAAGGTGGAATGAGCTTTGAGGATATGGTTGTTGAGACAAAGGAGAAGCCGAGAAGGGTAAAGAAAAGGAAGGAAGGTGATCAATCTGGAGATGCCAAGTGGTATACCGA AAGGTTCATCGGCAAACAAGCTTCAAACGAAGGAAAGTCATCAAAGAGAGGAAAGCCTACTGCCGATGCCCAATGGGAAAAACGG ATGCAGAGGAGGAGTAGTAGGCCAAGGAATGCAAGTAATCTCTCTCGATAA
- the LOC108453554 gene encoding uncharacterized protein LOC108453554 isoform X3 has protein sequence MRIRNSRPPFPLPSVSDPTSRFTHRLPSGNGLYFDDRFLVQETNRQIGWSFYHLKHAARQVSEEGPCGELNKVLTMETRPINCQDKEKRKSYCMQEKSSQAMGGPHEARANRAHEGSEPYLFIKDNKDGNTSSGAVNFDIAQPFTSYELGGEVSDKKKKQICLLETEMARGRKEDAILEKKMELGNVSEKSIEDEYGSKRTRTLFCPTNCEYFFLPENEGFEGYGMQGGMSFEDMVVETKEKPRRVKKRKEGDQSGDAKWYTERFIGKQASNEGKSSKRGKPTADAQWEKRRRSSRPRNASNLSR, from the exons ATGAGAATCCGTAACAGTCGCCCTCCATTTCCTCTTCCTTCAGTATCAGATCCTACATCACGGTTTACGCATCGTCTCCCATCAGGAAATGGCCTTTACTTTGATGACCGTTTCTTGGTTCAAGAAACCAATCGCCAAATTGGATGGTCATTCTACCACTTGAAACATGCTGCACGTCAAGTTTCTGAAGAAGGACCATGTGGGGAGTTGAATAAGGTGCTAACTATGGAAACCAGACCAATAAATTGTCAAGACAAGGAAAAAAGGAAAAGCTATTGCATGCAGGAAAAATCCAGTCAA gCTATGGGAGGACCACATGAAGCACGGGCCAACAGAGCTCATGAAGGCAGTGAACCCTACCTGTTCATTAAAGA TAACAAAGACGGAAATACCTCTAGTGGTGCAGTTAACTTTGACATTGCACAGCCTTTTACTTCCTATGAACTAG GAGGGGAGGTATCAgacaagaagaaaaaacaaatttGCCTGCTAGAGACTGAGATGGCAAGAGGCAGGAAGGAAGATGCAATACTTGAAAAAAAGATGGAACTGGGAAATGTTTCTGAGAAAAGTATAGAAGATGAATATGGTAGCAAGAGGACTAGGACTCTTTTTTGTCCTACAAACTGTGAATATTTCTTCCTTCCTGAAAATGAGGGATTTGAGGGATATGGAATGCAAGGTGGAATGAGCTTTGAGGATATGGTTGTTGAGACAAAGGAGAAGCCGAGAAGGGTAAAGAAAAGGAAGGAAGGTGATCAATCTGGAGATGCCAAGTGGTATACCGA AAGGTTCATCGGCAAACAAGCTTCAAACGAAGGAAAGTCATCAAAGAGAGGAAAGCCTACTGCCGATGCCCAATGGGAAAAACGG AGGAGGAGTAGTAGGCCAAGGAATGCAAGTAATCTCTCTCGATAA
- the LOC108453554 gene encoding uncharacterized protein LOC108453554 isoform X1 has product MRIRNSRPPFPLPSVSDPTSRFTHRLPSGNGLYFDDRFLVQETNRQIGWSFYHLKHAARQVSEEGPCGELNKVLTMETRPINCQDKEKRKSYCMQEKSSQAMGGPHEARANRAHEGSEPYLFIKDNKDGNTSSGAVNFDIAQPFTSYELGGEVSDKKKKQICLLETEMARGRKEDAILEKKMELGNVSEKSIEDEYGSKRTRTLFCPTNCEYFFLPENEGFEGYGMQGGMSFEDMVVETKEKPRRVKKRKEGDQSGDAKWYTERFIGKQASNEGKSSKRGKPTADAQWEKRKLRKTKSRSGRPRKLLSWFAFTL; this is encoded by the exons ATGAGAATCCGTAACAGTCGCCCTCCATTTCCTCTTCCTTCAGTATCAGATCCTACATCACGGTTTACGCATCGTCTCCCATCAGGAAATGGCCTTTACTTTGATGACCGTTTCTTGGTTCAAGAAACCAATCGCCAAATTGGATGGTCATTCTACCACTTGAAACATGCTGCACGTCAAGTTTCTGAAGAAGGACCATGTGGGGAGTTGAATAAGGTGCTAACTATGGAAACCAGACCAATAAATTGTCAAGACAAGGAAAAAAGGAAAAGCTATTGCATGCAGGAAAAATCCAGTCAA gCTATGGGAGGACCACATGAAGCACGGGCCAACAGAGCTCATGAAGGCAGTGAACCCTACCTGTTCATTAAAGA TAACAAAGACGGAAATACCTCTAGTGGTGCAGTTAACTTTGACATTGCACAGCCTTTTACTTCCTATGAACTAG GAGGGGAGGTATCAgacaagaagaaaaaacaaatttGCCTGCTAGAGACTGAGATGGCAAGAGGCAGGAAGGAAGATGCAATACTTGAAAAAAAGATGGAACTGGGAAATGTTTCTGAGAAAAGTATAGAAGATGAATATGGTAGCAAGAGGACTAGGACTCTTTTTTGTCCTACAAACTGTGAATATTTCTTCCTTCCTGAAAATGAGGGATTTGAGGGATATGGAATGCAAGGTGGAATGAGCTTTGAGGATATGGTTGTTGAGACAAAGGAGAAGCCGAGAAGGGTAAAGAAAAGGAAGGAAGGTGATCAATCTGGAGATGCCAAGTGGTATACCGA AAGGTTCATCGGCAAACAAGCTTCAAACGAAGGAAAGTCATCAAAGAGAGGAAAGCCTACTGCCGATGCCCAATGGGAAAAACGG AAGCTGAGAAAGACTAAGTCGAGGAGCGGAAGGCCAAGGAAGCTATTAAGTTGGTTTGCATTTACCTTATGA
- the LOC108453554 gene encoding uncharacterized protein LOC108453554 isoform X4 translates to METRPINCQDKEKRKSYCMQEKSSQAMGGPHEARANRAHEGSEPYLFIKDNKDGNTSSGAVNFDIAQPFTSYELGGEVSDKKKKQICLLETEMARGRKEDAILEKKMELGNVSEKSIEDEYGSKRTRTLFCPTNCEYFFLPENEGFEGYGMQGGMSFEDMVVETKEKPRRVKKRKEGDQSGDAKWYTERFIGKQASNEGKSSKRGKPTADAQWEKRKLRKTKSRSGRPRKLLSWFAFTL, encoded by the exons ATGGAAACCAGACCAATAAATTGTCAAGACAAGGAAAAAAGGAAAAGCTATTGCATGCAGGAAAAATCCAGTCAA gCTATGGGAGGACCACATGAAGCACGGGCCAACAGAGCTCATGAAGGCAGTGAACCCTACCTGTTCATTAAAGA TAACAAAGACGGAAATACCTCTAGTGGTGCAGTTAACTTTGACATTGCACAGCCTTTTACTTCCTATGAACTAG GAGGGGAGGTATCAgacaagaagaaaaaacaaatttGCCTGCTAGAGACTGAGATGGCAAGAGGCAGGAAGGAAGATGCAATACTTGAAAAAAAGATGGAACTGGGAAATGTTTCTGAGAAAAGTATAGAAGATGAATATGGTAGCAAGAGGACTAGGACTCTTTTTTGTCCTACAAACTGTGAATATTTCTTCCTTCCTGAAAATGAGGGATTTGAGGGATATGGAATGCAAGGTGGAATGAGCTTTGAGGATATGGTTGTTGAGACAAAGGAGAAGCCGAGAAGGGTAAAGAAAAGGAAGGAAGGTGATCAATCTGGAGATGCCAAGTGGTATACCGA AAGGTTCATCGGCAAACAAGCTTCAAACGAAGGAAAGTCATCAAAGAGAGGAAAGCCTACTGCCGATGCCCAATGGGAAAAACGG AAGCTGAGAAAGACTAAGTCGAGGAGCGGAAGGCCAAGGAAGCTATTAAGTTGGTTTGCATTTACCTTATGA